One stretch of Candidatus Sulfotelmatobacter sp. DNA includes these proteins:
- a CDS encoding Dyp-type peroxidase: protein MAIPQAGIFAIGEPAHIFLELAVAPGVDAAAVAKAVADVHEPRTTVGGINFVAGFRPELWRAIAPDDTPAALTGFNAPLQGTGSYSMPATQTDVWLWFAGASYDVVFDAATDALHDLTGVLTIEREQSGWSYRHSRDLTGFEDGTENPSLMQAPLVACVPDGSPGAGGSVLLFQKWRHDGHLFVDLPVPEQEKVIGRTKLDSVELPEATMPKDAHVPRTTVDVDGKELDIFRRNVPYGTVVDHGTVFIGFSQDQLRLDKMLRQMAGSDDGIRDALTRYTTPLTGAYYFVPSLDGLRRFATPEDDD from the coding sequence ATGGCGATTCCGCAAGCCGGTATCTTCGCGATCGGCGAACCCGCGCACATCTTCCTCGAGCTCGCCGTCGCGCCCGGCGTCGATGCCGCGGCGGTGGCGAAGGCGGTCGCCGACGTGCACGAGCCGCGCACGACGGTCGGCGGCATCAACTTCGTCGCCGGCTTCCGTCCCGAGCTGTGGCGTGCGATCGCGCCCGACGACACGCCCGCCGCGCTGACCGGATTCAACGCGCCGCTGCAGGGCACCGGGTCGTATTCGATGCCGGCAACCCAGACCGACGTGTGGCTATGGTTCGCCGGGGCCTCGTACGACGTCGTCTTCGACGCGGCGACGGACGCTTTGCACGACTTGACGGGCGTGCTCACGATCGAGCGCGAGCAGAGCGGCTGGTCGTATCGTCACAGCCGCGATCTGACCGGCTTCGAGGACGGCACCGAGAACCCGTCGTTGATGCAGGCGCCGCTGGTCGCCTGCGTTCCCGACGGTTCGCCGGGCGCGGGCGGCAGCGTGCTGCTGTTCCAGAAGTGGCGTCACGACGGACACCTCTTCGTCGACTTGCCGGTCCCCGAGCAAGAGAAGGTCATCGGCCGCACCAAGCTCGACAGCGTCGAGCTGCCCGAAGCCACGATGCCCAAGGACGCGCACGTCCCGCGCACCACGGTCGACGTCGACGGCAAAGAGCTGGACATCTTCCGCCGCAACGTCCCGTACGGCACCGTCGTCGACCACGGCACGGTGTTCATCGGCTTCTCGCAGGACCAGCTCCGGCTCGACAAGATGCTGCGCCAGATGGCCGGCAGCGACGACGGCATTCGCGACGCCCTCACCCGCTACACGACGCCGCTCACCGGCGCGTACTACTTCGTCCCCTCGCTCGACGGCCTACGCCGCTTCGCCACGCCCGAAGACGACGACTGA
- a CDS encoding phosphoenolpyruvate carboxylase translates to MVTQSLEVDTTAPLRARVTMLGRVVGDVLRSHARPTTYALVERLRAATRARRATPDPRFDAEIDAVLSALALDDAIDVLRAFGLYFQMVNLAEQLHRERRRRERARSGQPPLAGSLETLTPAAAAQLDRVAVTLVFTAHPTEVLRRTTSEKLATIAHLLRDLDERVLTDEETRAIEAELHAQIVLLWQSNELYRTAPTVHDEVRNLVARFRESLFDEATLLFERLEERVGAPVRTVLAFGSWIGGDRDGNPNVAPDAIAEAHEQARRFVLERYVEGVEELQARFSQDVARGGASAALLDSVDRELHLLPDVRYAIGPRQDAEPYRRKLAFMHRRLRLTLADAEGGYPDPAALLADLDLVLESVQAHSGADVARPAARLRRAVALFGFHLCALEWRQHRDRVVRALDEIVLAVEPELPPLSQRDPDARRAWFARELVTARPLVPTDATFSTDAQDVIASVRAVAALRARRGASAVVSFILAGTESVDDVLSLHAFVRACGGLAAGPAQIVPLLESASALANAEALCDELLAFAPFRALVGSNGERWEIMLGYSDTTKVAGVVASMWALYRAQLTIAAVAARYGVTPRFFHGRGGSVGRGAATAREAVDAQPPQAHTGELKVTEQGEVIGARYGLPSLARRNLELAVTSVAASLVAPAVATPPDWFALLDRLARDARAAYLALIDDPAFLVYFAAATPVDEIGDLQISSRPGRRGARRSIEDLRAIPWAFAWTQTRGMLPGWYGFGTAIAAAGDALPTLQTMAREFPFFTTLLRAIERALAVADLTICERYAEALVDDAALRAQFTSRIRAEYDASVAALLRILGADALLADDPTLARSIALRNPYVDPMSFLQIRLLRAYREDPDPALRDAIRLSVNGIAAGLRVTG, encoded by the coding sequence ATGGTGACGCAAAGTCTCGAGGTCGACACCACCGCGCCACTGCGGGCGCGGGTCACGATGCTCGGGCGCGTGGTCGGCGACGTGCTGCGTTCGCACGCTCGGCCCACCACGTACGCGTTGGTCGAACGCTTGCGTGCGGCCACCCGGGCGCGGCGCGCGACGCCCGATCCGCGGTTCGACGCCGAGATCGACGCCGTTCTGAGCGCGCTCGCGCTCGACGACGCGATCGACGTGCTGCGCGCCTTCGGGCTGTACTTCCAGATGGTGAACCTGGCCGAGCAGCTGCACCGCGAGCGCCGCCGGCGCGAGCGCGCGCGCAGCGGTCAGCCGCCGCTGGCGGGTTCGCTCGAGACGCTCACCCCGGCCGCCGCGGCGCAGCTCGACCGGGTCGCGGTCACGCTGGTCTTCACCGCGCACCCGACCGAAGTGCTGCGGCGCACGACCAGCGAGAAGCTGGCCACGATCGCGCACCTCTTGCGCGACCTCGACGAGCGCGTGCTGACCGACGAGGAGACGCGCGCGATCGAAGCCGAGCTGCACGCGCAGATCGTGCTGCTCTGGCAGAGCAACGAGCTGTATCGCACCGCGCCGACGGTGCACGACGAGGTGCGCAACCTGGTCGCGCGCTTCCGCGAGTCGCTGTTCGACGAGGCGACGCTGCTGTTCGAGCGGCTCGAGGAACGCGTCGGTGCACCGGTGCGCACGGTGCTGGCGTTCGGCAGCTGGATCGGCGGCGACCGTGACGGCAACCCCAACGTGGCGCCCGACGCGATCGCCGAAGCGCACGAGCAAGCGCGGCGCTTCGTGCTCGAACGCTACGTGGAGGGCGTCGAGGAGCTGCAGGCGCGCTTCTCGCAGGACGTCGCGCGCGGCGGCGCCTCGGCCGCGCTGCTGGACTCGGTCGATCGCGAGCTGCACCTGTTGCCCGACGTGCGCTACGCGATCGGACCGCGGCAAGACGCCGAGCCGTACCGCCGCAAGCTCGCGTTCATGCACCGCCGGCTGCGGCTGACGCTGGCCGACGCCGAGGGCGGCTATCCCGACCCGGCCGCGCTGCTGGCCGACCTCGATCTCGTGCTCGAGAGCGTGCAAGCGCACAGCGGTGCCGACGTCGCGCGGCCGGCGGCGCGGCTGCGCCGCGCGGTCGCGCTGTTCGGCTTCCACCTGTGCGCGCTCGAGTGGCGGCAGCACCGCGACCGCGTCGTGCGCGCGCTCGACGAGATCGTGCTGGCCGTCGAGCCCGAGCTGCCGCCGCTCTCGCAGCGCGACCCGGACGCGCGCCGGGCGTGGTTCGCGCGCGAGCTCGTGACCGCGCGGCCGCTGGTCCCCACCGACGCGACGTTCTCGACGGACGCGCAGGACGTCATCGCCTCGGTGCGCGCGGTCGCCGCGCTGCGCGCGCGACGCGGTGCGAGCGCGGTGGTGAGCTTCATCTTGGCGGGAACGGAATCGGTCGACGACGTGCTCAGCCTGCACGCGTTCGTGCGCGCCTGCGGCGGGCTGGCCGCTGGGCCGGCGCAGATCGTCCCGCTGCTCGAGAGCGCGAGCGCGCTGGCGAACGCCGAGGCGCTGTGCGACGAGCTGCTCGCCTTCGCGCCGTTCCGCGCGCTCGTCGGCTCGAACGGCGAGCGCTGGGAGATCATGCTCGGGTACTCCGACACGACCAAGGTCGCCGGCGTCGTCGCGAGCATGTGGGCGCTGTACCGCGCCCAGCTCACCATCGCTGCGGTCGCCGCGCGGTACGGCGTCACGCCGCGCTTCTTCCACGGCCGCGGCGGTTCGGTCGGGCGCGGTGCCGCGACGGCGCGCGAAGCCGTCGACGCGCAACCGCCGCAGGCGCACACCGGCGAGCTGAAGGTGACCGAGCAGGGCGAGGTCATCGGCGCGCGTTACGGCCTGCCATCGCTGGCGCGGCGCAACCTCGAGCTGGCCGTCACCTCCGTCGCGGCGTCGCTGGTGGCGCCGGCCGTCGCGACGCCGCCGGACTGGTTCGCGCTGCTCGACCGGCTCGCGCGCGACGCGCGCGCGGCGTATCTCGCGCTGATCGACGACCCGGCGTTCCTGGTCTACTTCGCGGCCGCGACGCCGGTCGACGAGATCGGCGACCTGCAGATCAGCTCGCGCCCCGGCCGCCGCGGCGCCCGCCGCTCGATCGAGGACCTGCGCGCGATTCCATGGGCGTTCGCCTGGACGCAGACGCGCGGGATGCTGCCGGGCTGGTACGGTTTCGGCACCGCGATCGCGGCCGCCGGCGACGCGCTGCCGACGCTGCAAACGATGGCGCGCGAGTTCCCGTTCTTCACCACGCTGCTGCGCGCGATCGAGCGCGCGCTGGCGGTGGCCGACCTGACGATCTGCGAGCGCTACGCCGAAGCGCTGGTCGACGACGCCGCGCTGCGCGCGCAGTTCACCTCGCGCATCCGCGCCGAGTACGACGCGTCGGTCGCGGCGCTGCTGCGCATCCTGGGGGCCGACGCACTCTTGGCCGACGACCCGACGCTGGCGCGCAGCATCGCGCTGCGCAATCCCTACGTCGACCCGATGTCGTTCCTGCAGATCCGTCTGTTGCGGGCGTACCGCGAGGACCCCGACCCCGCGCTGCGCGATGCGATCCGTCTCAGCGTCAACGGGATCGCGGCCGGGCTACGGGTGACGGGCTGA